Proteins encoded by one window of Polaribacter haliotis:
- a CDS encoding DUF1569 domain-containing protein, with amino-acid sequence MKNIFTKEVTNEVIGRIEKLTAESQPNWGKMSVAQMLAHCCVTYEMVYTDKHPKPNAFAKFMLKMIVKKIVTSEKPYSKNGRTASQFLITDEKVFESEKQRLIDFINKTQQLGEKEFDGKESHSFGKLTKDEWNNMFYKHLDHHLTQFGV; translated from the coding sequence ATGAAAAACATATTTACAAAAGAAGTTACAAACGAAGTAATTGGTAGAATAGAAAAACTAACAGCAGAATCGCAACCAAATTGGGGGAAAATGTCTGTTGCACAAATGTTGGCACATTGTTGTGTTACTTATGAAATGGTATATACAGATAAGCACCCAAAGCCAAACGCATTTGCAAAATTTATGCTGAAAATGATTGTGAAAAAAATAGTAACTTCAGAAAAACCATATAGTAAAAATGGTAGAACTGCTTCTCAATTTTTAATTACTGACGAAAAAGTTTTTGAAAGTGAAAAACAAAGATTGATAGATTTTATCAATAAAACCCAACAATTAGGAGAAAAGGAATTTGATGGTAAAGAATCTCATTCTTTTGGAAAACTAACAAAAGACGAATGGAATAATATGTTTTACAAACATTTAGACCATCATTTAACGCAGTTTGGTGTGTAA
- a CDS encoding Crp/Fnr family transcriptional regulator, whose protein sequence is MDDFKILQEELGTIGLTKNEFENLIKGYKKIELKKGDFLIKSGTIVKAYYFLISGFLRSFVIDFEGNEVTTNFYDTGDLILEENSFFMQMPTKEYIEATEDCVLWIKDLETFNEHFSLYEAYREWGRSYLVRNFFALKERTLSMITDKASDRYIELINNRPEIFQKASLKHISSYLGITDTSLSRIRKEIVKK, encoded by the coding sequence ATGGACGATTTTAAAATCTTGCAAGAAGAATTAGGTACAATTGGTTTAACTAAAAATGAGTTTGAAAACTTAATAAAAGGTTATAAAAAAATTGAACTTAAAAAAGGAGATTTTTTAATAAAAAGTGGCACAATTGTAAAAGCATATTACTTTCTGATAAGTGGTTTTTTACGGTCTTTTGTTATTGATTTTGAAGGAAATGAAGTAACCACAAACTTTTATGATACTGGAGATTTAATTCTTGAAGAAAATTCTTTTTTTATGCAAATGCCAACAAAAGAATACATTGAAGCAACTGAAGATTGTGTTTTATGGATAAAGGATTTAGAAACATTTAACGAACATTTTAGTTTGTACGAAGCCTACAGAGAATGGGGACGTTCTTATTTAGTGCGTAATTTTTTTGCTTTAAAAGAAAGAACGTTAAGTATGATAACAGACAAAGCTTCCGATAGATATATCGAATTAATTAACAATAGACCAGAAATTTTTCAAAAAGCTTCACTAAAACATATCTCTTCTTATTTAGGAATTACAGATACTTCTTTGAGCAGAATAAGAAAAGAAATTGTAAAAAAATAA
- a CDS encoding glycosyltransferase family 2 protein, with translation MKTAIVILNWNGQKLLEQFLPSVVSFSTELADIYVADNASTDSSISYVKEFFPSVKIIENAVNGGYAKGYNDALQSVDADIYCLLNSDIEVTENWLPPILDVFKNKENTAIVQPKLLDFKDKTKFEYAGAGGGFIDLYGYPYCRGRVFNNLEVDNGQFNDTKDIFWASGACLFIRSKVYHKIEGLDEDYFAHQEEIDLCWRAQNIGYKVKYVGNSTVYHVGGATLQETNPHKTYLNFRNSLLNVIKNVPKKWFLFVVFSRLILDGIAGLKFIFELRPIHTLAILKAHLSFYKNFFKFLGKRRKLQKKQDYNLHTSIVWQYFVLGRKKFEELE, from the coding sequence TTGAAAACAGCCATAGTCATATTAAATTGGAATGGACAAAAACTACTAGAACAGTTTTTGCCTTCTGTAGTGAGTTTTAGTACAGAACTTGCAGATATTTATGTGGCTGATAATGCTTCTACAGACAGTTCTATTTCCTATGTAAAAGAGTTTTTTCCTTCTGTAAAAATAATAGAAAATGCAGTAAATGGTGGTTATGCAAAAGGTTATAATGATGCTTTACAATCTGTAGATGCAGATATTTATTGTTTATTAAATTCCGATATTGAAGTAACCGAAAATTGGTTACCTCCTATTTTAGATGTTTTTAAAAATAAAGAAAACACTGCTATTGTTCAACCTAAATTATTAGATTTTAAAGACAAAACAAAGTTCGAATATGCTGGTGCTGGAGGTGGGTTTATCGATTTATATGGATATCCATATTGTAGAGGACGCGTTTTTAATAATTTAGAAGTTGATAATGGTCAATTTAACGATACAAAAGATATTTTTTGGGCTTCTGGAGCGTGTTTATTTATTCGCTCTAAAGTGTACCATAAAATTGAAGGTTTAGACGAAGATTATTTTGCACATCAAGAAGAAATAGATTTATGCTGGAGAGCACAAAATATTGGCTATAAAGTAAAATATGTAGGAAATTCAACAGTTTATCATGTTGGAGGAGCAACTTTACAAGAAACAAATCCTCATAAAACATATCTAAATTTTAGAAATAGTTTATTGAATGTCATTAAAAACGTGCCTAAAAAATGGTTTTTATTCGTCGTTTTTTCTCGTTTAATTTTAGACGGAATTGCAGGACTTAAATTTATTTTTGAATTGAGACCAATTCATACTTTGGCAATTTTAAAAGCGCATTTAAGTTTTTACAAAAACTTTTTTAAATTTTTAGGAAAGCGAAGAAAACTCCAGAAAAAGCAAGACTATAACTTACATACAAGTATTGTTTGGCAGTATTTTGTTTTAGGTAGAAAGAAATTCGAGGAGCTTGAATAG
- a CDS encoding sensor histidine kinase has translation MRKKMFIVIVVLMSISLIGIITVQLYWINNALESRKGQFKNDVQRSLGSATERINDRETSLFRKKIQNFVSEKGTADNAKLQSLLIQEIDTTTKQKFTYGSTILEENFKLPTDFLNNDSIIFKRFKGKKDFFETKIISGVDDFFSTKDEISFTYTKKFPELEDLQIDKLYKDYNARKPIHQRISNKELNNAIKEELAKRNINLDFKYGVYTKDGLATKLKSGYYTINRKDSYQYPLFNDINGDVEYDLYVTFPNKNKHILSGISGILLLSLFFIFIIIIAFSSSLYQLIRQKKISEIKTDFINNMTHEFKTPIATINLALDSIKNPKILGDNDKVLRYVQMIRDENKRMHSQVENVLRISRLEKNQIDLSKETIDFHDTIEDAITHVSLLVDDRKGRIKTYFKAVVSELPGNQFHLTNVVVNMLENAIKYSDGVPQIDVYTESTNKFFIFKIQDKGIGMSKTVQKQVFNKFYREQKGNVHDVKGHGLGLAYVKEIVEKHHGTVFVESEKGQGSIFTVKLPLI, from the coding sequence AGAAAAGGCCAATTTAAGAACGATGTACAGCGTTCTTTAGGAAGTGCTACAGAAAGAATTAACGATCGAGAAACAAGTCTTTTTAGAAAGAAAATACAAAATTTTGTTAGCGAAAAAGGTACTGCAGACAATGCAAAACTACAGAGCCTATTAATTCAAGAAATAGATACTACTACCAAACAAAAATTTACTTATGGAAGTACAATTTTAGAAGAAAATTTTAAGCTTCCAACAGATTTTTTAAACAACGATTCTATTATTTTTAAAAGATTTAAAGGAAAAAAAGATTTTTTTGAGACTAAAATAATATCTGGTGTAGACGATTTTTTTTCAACAAAAGATGAAATTAGTTTTACTTACACAAAGAAATTTCCGGAATTAGAAGATTTGCAAATCGATAAACTATACAAAGATTACAATGCAAGAAAACCAATTCATCAAAGAATAAGTAACAAAGAATTAAATAATGCTATTAAAGAAGAATTAGCGAAAAGAAATATCAATTTAGATTTTAAATATGGTGTGTATACAAAAGATGGTTTAGCTACTAAATTAAAATCTGGTTATTACACAATTAATAGAAAAGACAGTTATCAATATCCACTATTTAATGACATAAATGGAGATGTTGAGTATGATTTGTATGTAACATTTCCAAATAAAAACAAGCATATTCTGTCAGGAATTTCAGGAATATTACTACTTTCTTTGTTCTTTATATTTATTATCATTATTGCTTTTTCAAGTTCTTTATATCAACTAATTCGACAGAAAAAGATATCAGAAATTAAAACTGACTTTATAAATAATATGACACATGAGTTTAAAACCCCAATTGCAACTATAAATTTGGCATTAGATTCTATTAAGAACCCAAAAATTTTAGGCGATAATGATAAGGTTTTACGTTATGTACAAATGATTAGAGACGAGAATAAAAGAATGCATTCGCAAGTAGAAAATGTATTACGTATTTCTCGATTAGAAAAGAATCAGATAGATTTAAGTAAGGAAACCATAGACTTTCACGACACAATCGAAGATGCAATTACGCATGTAAGTTTGTTAGTAGATGATAGAAAAGGTCGCATAAAAACATATTTTAAGGCAGTAGTATCCGAATTACCAGGAAACCAGTTTCATTTAACAAATGTGGTTGTTAATATGTTAGAAAATGCAATAAAATATTCAGATGGGGTTCCTCAAATAGACGTTTACACAGAAAGCACAAACAAGTTTTTTATCTTTAAAATACAAGATAAAGGAATAGGAATGAGTAAAACAGTCCAAAAACAAGTTTTTAACAAATTCTATAGAGAACAAAAAGGAAATGTTCACGATGTAAAAGGGCATGGTTTAGGTTTGGCATACGTAAAGGAAATCGTAGAAAAACACCATGGAACAGTTTTTGTAGAAAGTGAGAAAGGGCAAGGAAGTATATTCACAGTAAAATTACCTTTAATTTAA
- a CDS encoding nitroreductase family protein, with amino-acid sequence MSFLTAMQERYTTKKYDNSKKISSEKIAELKEILRLSPSSINSQPWKFTFVSDIETKKKFAEASFFNAPKIEDCDTLVVFSRIDNINAFEKQINDNLPEGAVGYYNNFLKEKPASEIKSWFSDQTYLALGVFLSACGVMEIDATPMEGIEPEKYNNLLGDKNYTALVGVCIGYRDEDDGNMPSKNPKSRLTLEEVIKNI; translated from the coding sequence ATGAGTTTTTTAACAGCAATGCAAGAACGTTATACCACAAAAAAGTATGACAATTCAAAAAAAATAAGTTCAGAAAAAATAGCAGAATTAAAAGAAATTCTACGTTTAAGCCCTTCTTCTATAAATAGCCAACCTTGGAAATTTACTTTTGTTTCGGATATAGAAACAAAGAAAAAGTTTGCAGAAGCGTCTTTTTTTAATGCTCCTAAAATTGAGGATTGTGATACTTTAGTTGTCTTTAGCAGAATAGATAATATTAACGCTTTCGAGAAGCAAATAAATGATAATTTACCTGAAGGTGCAGTTGGCTATTACAACAACTTTTTAAAGGAAAAACCAGCTAGCGAAATTAAATCTTGGTTTAGCGACCAAACGTATTTAGCATTGGGTGTATTTTTAAGCGCTTGTGGAGTCATGGAAATTGATGCAACACCAATGGAAGGAATCGAACCAGAGAAATACAACAACTTGTTGGGTGATAAAAATTATACAGCTTTGGTGGGTGTTTGTATTGGTTACAGAGATGAAGATGATGGAAACATGCCATCTAAAAACCCGAAATCGAGACTTACACTAGAAGAAGTTATAAAAAATATTTAG
- a CDS encoding L-threonylcarbamoyladenylate synthase, protein MAEFIRIYNENPNPKEIAKVVKILRSGGLIIYPTDTVYGLGCDITNTKALEKIAQIKGVKLDKANFSFICNDLSHLSDYVKQIDSPTFKILKRALPGPYTFILPGSNNLPKVFKKKKTVGIRIPDNNIVRCLVEALGNPIVSTSIRDDDDVLEYTTDPELIFEKWNKLVDVVIDGGYGDNHASTVIDLTSDEPEVIREGKGSLDVI, encoded by the coding sequence ATGGCAGAGTTTATTAGAATTTATAACGAGAATCCAAATCCGAAAGAAATTGCAAAAGTTGTAAAGATTTTGCGTTCTGGAGGATTAATTATATATCCAACAGATACTGTTTATGGTTTAGGTTGCGATATTACCAATACAAAAGCGTTGGAAAAAATTGCTCAGATAAAAGGAGTTAAGCTAGATAAAGCTAACTTTTCTTTTATTTGCAACGATTTAAGCCATCTTTCAGATTATGTGAAACAAATAGATTCGCCAACCTTTAAAATTTTAAAAAGAGCATTACCTGGACCTTATACTTTTATTTTACCAGGAAGTAATAATCTTCCAAAAGTATTTAAAAAGAAAAAAACAGTGGGAATTCGTATTCCTGATAACAATATTGTTAGATGTTTGGTAGAAGCTTTAGGAAACCCAATAGTATCTACTTCTATTAGAGATGATGATGACGTTTTAGAATACACAACAGATCCAGAACTTATTTTCGAAAAATGGAATAAATTAGTAGATGTTGTTATTGATGGTGGTTATGGAGATAATCACGCTTCTACAGTAATCGATTTAACTTCTGATGAACCTGAGGTAATTCGAGAAGGAAAAGGAAGTTTGGACGTAATTTAA
- a CDS encoding type I restriction enzyme HsdR N-terminal domain-containing protein, producing MQKLNLPNYKFRLKSNENKTLIFDNLRKKYMVLTPEEWVRQHFVQFLIDEKKYPVSLIALEKQLIINNRKKRTDILVFNKEGNHDIIVECKAPQIKITQDTFDQIARYNLKLKANYLVVTNGLEHFYCKMDFENETYIFLKEIPDYQ from the coding sequence ATGCAAAAATTGAATCTACCAAACTATAAATTCAGACTCAAAAGTAACGAAAATAAGACGCTTATTTTTGATAATTTGAGAAAAAAATATATGGTTTTAACTCCAGAAGAATGGGTTCGTCAGCATTTTGTGCAGTTTTTAATTGATGAAAAAAAATATCCTGTTTCCTTAATTGCATTAGAAAAACAGTTGATTATCAACAATCGAAAAAAAAGAACGGATATTTTGGTCTTCAATAAAGAAGGAAATCATGATATTATTGTAGAATGTAAAGCACCACAAATAAAAATAACTCAAGATACTTTCGACCAAATTGCACGTTATAATTTAAAACTAAAAGCCAATTACTTAGTTGTTACCAATGGTTTGGAGCATTTTTATTGCAAAATGGATTTCGAAAATGAAACCTATATTTTTTTGAAGGAAATTCCTGATTATCAATAA
- the meaB gene encoding methylmalonyl Co-A mutase-associated GTPase MeaB: MNKNSSALHEKDGVSKPETTSKTSAEKIKLSRAKQNSVKEYVAKILEGNITFLSKAITLVESTNVKHQQKANEILELCLPFANKSIRIGITGVPGVGKSTFIESFGKHLTSQGKKVAVLAVDPSSSVNKGSILGDKTRMEELVTDKNAFIRPSPSGTSLGGVAQKTRESIILCEAAGFDTIIIETVGVGQSETVVHSMVDFFLLLKLAGAGDELQGIKRGIIEMADAIVINKADGENEKNTKIAKVEFNRALHLYPLKESKWQPKVLTASALHNSGIAEIDKMITDYIFLTKENNYFSTKRNEQNKFWLLSTINQQLKNNFYNKKAVKTALQEEIKKLENGKTTPFSAAKKLLEL; this comes from the coding sequence ATGAATAAAAATTCTTCTGCTTTACACGAAAAAGACGGCGTTTCTAAACCAGAAACAACGAGTAAAACCAGTGCAGAAAAGATAAAGTTAAGCAGAGCAAAACAAAACTCTGTTAAAGAATATGTTGCTAAAATTCTCGAAGGAAATATTACTTTTTTAAGTAAAGCCATTACATTGGTAGAAAGTACGAATGTAAAACATCAACAAAAAGCCAACGAAATTTTAGAACTATGTTTGCCTTTTGCAAATAAATCTATAAGAATAGGAATTACTGGAGTTCCTGGTGTTGGAAAAAGCACATTTATTGAATCTTTTGGAAAACACTTAACTTCTCAAGGAAAAAAAGTCGCTGTTTTGGCTGTAGATCCAAGTAGTTCTGTAAATAAAGGTTCTATTTTAGGTGATAAAACTAGAATGGAAGAATTAGTAACCGACAAAAATGCATTTATTAGACCTTCGCCTTCTGGAACATCTTTAGGTGGTGTTGCTCAAAAAACTCGAGAAAGTATTATTTTGTGTGAAGCTGCAGGTTTTGATACTATTATTATTGAAACTGTTGGTGTTGGACAATCGGAAACCGTAGTTCATTCTATGGTAGATTTCTTTTTATTATTGAAGTTAGCAGGCGCTGGAGATGAATTGCAAGGAATAAAACGTGGAATTATAGAAATGGCAGATGCAATAGTTATTAATAAAGCGGATGGAGAAAATGAGAAGAATACAAAAATCGCCAAAGTTGAATTTAATAGAGCGTTGCATTTATATCCTTTAAAAGAAAGCAAATGGCAACCAAAAGTTTTAACAGCAAGTGCGTTGCATAATTCTGGCATTGCTGAAATAGATAAAATGATTACTGATTATATTTTCTTAACTAAAGAGAATAATTATTTCAGTACAAAAAGAAATGAGCAAAATAAGTTTTGGTTATTATCTACTATTAATCAGCAATTAAAAAATAATTTTTATAATAAAAAAGCCGTAAAGACAGCTTTACAAGAAGAAATAAAAAAGTTAGAAAACGGAAAAACAACACCTTTTTCAGCAGCAAAAAAATTGTTAGAATTATAG
- the holA gene encoding DNA polymerase III subunit delta, whose translation MNEINAIVSDIKKGNIKPIYFLMGDEPYYIDKISDFIEDTVLDEAEKGFNQQVMYGRDASIEDIVSSAKRYPMMAERQVLIVKEAQDLSRTIEKLVSYAENPQPTTVLVINYKYKKLDKRKKLHKVIAKSGLVFESKKMYENQVSDWIRRVLSGKKYQIEPKASLMLVEFLGTDLNKISNELDKLMLILPKETIISDKHIEENIGISKDFNNFELRKAVGEKNIVKANRIINYFAENPKNNPLVMTISLLNSFFTQLLMFHGLKDKSKSSVAKTLGVNPYFVDEYFVAGRNYPMRKVAQVIAFLRDADVKSKGVGAKQTNEDILKELLFKILH comes from the coding sequence ATGAACGAGATCAACGCAATTGTTTCAGATATAAAGAAAGGAAACATAAAACCCATCTATTTTTTAATGGGTGATGAACCTTATTATATAGATAAAATTTCCGATTTTATTGAAGATACTGTGTTGGATGAAGCTGAAAAAGGCTTCAATCAGCAAGTAATGTATGGTAGAGATGCAAGTATAGAAGATATTGTTTCTTCAGCCAAACGTTACCCAATGATGGCAGAAAGACAAGTTCTAATTGTTAAAGAAGCACAAGATTTAAGTAGAACTATAGAAAAATTGGTTTCTTATGCAGAAAATCCACAACCAACAACGGTTTTAGTCATCAATTATAAATATAAAAAACTCGATAAACGTAAGAAATTACACAAAGTAATTGCAAAATCAGGTTTGGTTTTCGAAAGTAAAAAAATGTACGAAAACCAAGTTTCAGACTGGATTCGTAGAGTTTTAAGTGGGAAAAAATATCAAATCGAGCCAAAAGCTTCTTTAATGTTAGTGGAGTTTTTAGGAACAGATTTAAATAAAATATCCAACGAATTAGATAAGTTAATGCTAATTCTTCCGAAAGAAACTATAATTAGTGATAAGCATATAGAAGAAAATATCGGAATTTCTAAAGACTTTAATAATTTTGAATTACGAAAAGCAGTAGGAGAGAAGAACATTGTAAAAGCGAATAGAATTATTAATTATTTTGCGGAAAATCCTAAAAATAATCCTTTGGTAATGACGATTTCTTTATTGAATAGTTTTTTCACACAACTATTAATGTTTCATGGACTAAAAGATAAATCGAAAAGTTCTGTTGCAAAAACATTGGGTGTAAATCCTTATTTTGTAGATGAATATTTTGTAGCTGGTAGAAATTATCCGATGAGAAAAGTTGCACAAGTAATTGCATTTTTAAGAGATGCAGATGTTAAAAGCAAAGGTGTTGGTGCAAAACAAACTAATGAGGATATTCTAAAAGAATTATTATTTAAAATTTTACATTAA
- a CDS encoding response regulator transcription factor yields MGSKKILLVEDDPNFGTVLKDYLALNDYNVTHAKDGIEGLIMFKNSDYDLCILDVMMPRKDGFSLAQDIRSTNKEVPIIFLTAKTLKEDVLKGYAVGADDYLNKPFDSEVLLHKIKAILQRKESDTTAESEQFEFNIGGFFFNSKLRHLSVGKDGEASKLSPKEAKLLRMLAIHKNDLMPRELALTKIWRDDNYFTSRSMDVYIAKLRKYLKEDENVEILNIHGEGFRLVDKT; encoded by the coding sequence ATGGGAAGTAAGAAGATTTTATTAGTAGAAGACGATCCAAATTTTGGAACGGTTCTAAAAGATTATTTAGCATTAAACGATTATAATGTAACGCATGCTAAAGATGGTATAGAAGGTTTAATTATGTTTAAAAATAGCGATTACGATCTATGTATTTTAGATGTAATGATGCCAAGAAAAGATGGTTTTTCGTTAGCACAAGATATTAGAAGTACAAATAAAGAAGTACCAATTATCTTTTTAACAGCAAAAACTCTAAAAGAAGATGTTTTAAAAGGATATGCAGTTGGTGCAGACGATTATTTAAATAAACCTTTCGACTCGGAAGTATTATTGCACAAGATTAAAGCAATTTTACAACGTAAAGAATCAGATACTACTGCAGAAAGTGAGCAGTTTGAGTTTAATATTGGAGGTTTCTTCTTCAATTCTAAATTAAGACATTTATCTGTTGGAAAAGATGGTGAAGCATCTAAGTTATCTCCAAAAGAAGCAAAATTGTTACGTATGTTGGCAATTCATAAAAACGATTTAATGCCAAGAGAATTAGCATTAACAAAAATTTGGAGAGACGATAATTATTTTACATCTAGAAGTATGGATGTTTATATCGCAAAATTAAGAAAGTATTTAAAAGAAGACGAAAATGTCGAAATTTTAAATATTCATGGAGAAGGATTTAGGTTGGTAGATAAAACTTAA
- a CDS encoding AAA family ATPase, translating into MIHLLVGNTGAGKSTYANKLKLEVNGFVFTLDKWNKILFFPDKTEKDGLDWFLERIDRAELVMQDAILQLEKLKVDSILDVGLSKFSHREKFRKFAEENNLKVKTHFLDISKEIRKERILKRNTEKGETFEFEVTEDNFEFMEDWFETPSKEELQKAVIIKE; encoded by the coding sequence ATGATACATTTATTAGTTGGTAATACTGGTGCAGGTAAATCTACATATGCTAATAAATTAAAATTAGAAGTAAATGGATTCGTTTTTACGTTAGATAAATGGAATAAAATATTATTTTTTCCTGATAAAACAGAAAAAGACGGTTTAGATTGGTTTTTAGAACGAATTGATAGAGCAGAATTAGTAATGCAAGATGCTATTTTACAATTAGAAAAATTAAAAGTAGATAGTATTTTAGATGTTGGACTTTCTAAATTTTCACACAGAGAAAAGTTTAGGAAATTTGCAGAAGAAAATAATCTAAAAGTTAAAACTCATTTTTTAGATATTTCAAAAGAAATTAGAAAAGAGAGAATTTTAAAAAGGAATACAGAAAAAGGTGAAACTTTTGAATTTGAAGTAACTGAAGATAATTTCGAATTTATGGAGGATTGGTTTGAAACACCTTCAAAAGAAGAGTTACAAAAAGCAGTAATTATAAAAGAATAA
- a CDS encoding winged helix-turn-helix transcriptional regulator produces the protein MHIVNGKEYPCCASVTMGMIGGKWKTVILFHLIETPLRYNELRKKMKSVTERTLSLQLKKLEEDGIIKRKVYTTKPPLKVVYSLTDIGKTAIPLLKSIAEWGEYVVENT, from the coding sequence ATGCATATTGTAAATGGTAAAGAATATCCCTGTTGTGCAAGTGTAACCATGGGAATGATTGGTGGAAAATGGAAAACAGTTATTTTATTTCATTTAATTGAAACTCCTTTGCGTTACAACGAACTACGCAAAAAAATGAAAAGTGTTACAGAACGCACTTTAAGCCTGCAACTAAAAAAGTTGGAAGAAGATGGTATTATAAAGCGTAAAGTTTATACTACAAAACCACCTTTAAAAGTTGTATATTCTTTAACAGATATTGGTAAAACCGCAATTCCATTATTAAAATCGATTGCAGAATGGGGTGAATACGTAGTTGAAAACACTTAA